Sequence from the Cryptococcus neoformans var. neoformans JEC21 chromosome 1, complete sequence genome:
TATGCTTCCCCCGCGATTCAGTATTTTCCCTCTGGACCCGTATTCATGGGCAGACAGTGCGTACCAAGTGGATGAATCTTGAGGCCAACTTCAACGGGCATGGTCCCCGCTTAACATCGAGAACGGCGAAGTGGACGCCGTTTCGCTTTGAAGTTCTTGATCACGCAAATGCTCCTTTTGCATACAGGACGGCTCGAAACAAATTTGATGAGACAGACCATCTTGAAGGGCAACAACTCACCTATGGCTCCATTGTCGTTTTGGTAGACTTGCAGACTGGCGTCAAGTCAGATCCTGTCAAGGTAGTTAGGGTGGAATCAGGCAAATCGGTGGTGGGACAATATGATGGTCAACCTGTGAGTGAACTGCAACGGATCGGACTCGTAAGGACCATAGATGGACAGGAAGACATGTCTGAAGGGTGTCGATGGTATCTTAGTGCACCTGGCGCTAGAATAGGAGGTGGGGAGCTTAGTGCAGAGTCGGCGCCTGGCATACGAATGAGAAGACAAAGAGCCAACGCCAAGGCAGCCTCACAGCTCAAGGAATTgaatgaggaaagaggaaaggagaaggagatagAAGGTACTTCACACGATGAACCTCATCTcacttcttcgttcttACAAGATCCTCAGACACTCAGTGCTATTGAAAATGTATCTGGTTCTTCTACCGAGACCAATCACAATCAGCAGTCCGTCCTTTCTATCGAACTTAGTCTTCCTGAAGGAGTTCATTCTGCGGATACTTTCGATCATACAGATCATCCACCAGTTATCGACCCCTCTTTCGAAAACATGGCTCCTCTGGTTGACAGCCAACAACAAACCAAAAATCCGAAGGGACAAAGTTCGTTCCAGAGAAGGAGCAATAAAACCAGGCGACTTGCTTTGGCCGCGGCTGTCCTggcggaagatgatgataatgcCGTCCAGACTTTACTTAGCTGGGTCAAAGCCGAGAGGAGTGAAGAGGTTTCGTCTGGCGCGGACGGTTTAGATACCCAACCAGATGAGGTAAGATCGGTTATCGTAGACTCTGTGGCGGACTGGATGTCCTGGACGATTGGCGGCGCAGGTAATTCGTTCTTTCAAAGGGTGATCGTTGTACTATTCTGACTAATCTTGCGGATGTGTAGCCTCATTCTCATTCACCTTCAAACCAACCGAACACAACGAAGAAAGAGTGGAAGCGCCATGAAATTGTgcttgaagatgtagaGCCGGATGAAAGCTGAGAGAACGTCAATTTGAACGACGTAATGTATTAATGTACAGAAGCTGGTTGTATATGTAGGATGTAACTTGATTTCTCGCCAAAGATTGAATAGCATGACTATAACATGAGTGACATGATGCTTACTCGCGGATCTGAGACCCAGCTAAAAAATACAGCATATCATTTGTCGTCGGATACTACACATAAGCACTGCGAATCTGACTGATTATCGCTACAGACGTGTTACCTCTGTTACTTCTACCAAATTAATCTGCTAATCCTCCTTGCCTCATTTTCCGCTCCCTCCAAATCCCAATACCTAGTATATGTATATCCTGCTACCCGGCGCATAGGCTTCCCCGTTCTCGGATTAATTTTCTCGTCGCCTCTATCGACAGCTTGCTGTTCAAGCGCCTCAAAGATGTCGTCAGCGGAAATAATACTTTGCATTGTAGGGAGGGTataaaggaaaagagtTGAATGGGGCAATAAAGGTTCCGATAGAGGGATGAGGGGGTCAAGTAAGGGGAGCATGGAGCGGATGTACTTGGCCCTTCATTTGGGGTCAACATAAATTCATAATCTTTGCGATTAGAAGAAACTAACCTTGCAAGGCCAAGATCACCGAAAGGTGGCAGGTGTCCACCAACGGCCTGGACGAGTGAACCTGCAATGTCCGAAGATCTATCGATCATTGCTAGGATGGGATACGTCTCGTACATTTCTGGTTTCAACAGGGCAGCGACATCCAGTTCCTCATCTGAAGTTGGCTGCAGCTTGTCGACGTCGTAAAGCTTATAAAGTGAAGCGTCAGCGGATGTAATATATTTATTTGAGATAGAAGAGCTGCTCACTTCCATTAATACCCTAGGTCGGATATCGATGAAGGCATCAGAGAACGAGATaacttccatcctctccgTCATTAGTTGTAAATCgtcctttttctcatcctcatctggGGTTCCATATTTCTTTGCGCAGCCTCTCTGGAGTATTTGATCTGTCAACCCAAATTGCAGTTGCATCATCGCTTGTCGAAGGTCAAAGAATGGTATCCGCTCGTGTCCATTAGGCGGCAAGCATTGGTCGCTAAGCACATCCTTTTCGGGCGTTTGGTGGATAGCTCCTCGAAAAATAGTCTCTACACAAGGGTTACAAGGTTTTCCGCGCAATTGCGATTCTTGTGAAGAGATAGCCTGGAGATACGGGAGGGCAATGAATGACGGAATGGGATGGAATTGCAGAATTGCCTGGAGTGGCAGTTGAATCCTTGGTATTCGCTGATGGTCTGCCGTTTAATAAAGTCAGCGATTAATTGAGAGGCGAGGAAATCGGGCTAGATGAAGTACGCACCATTACAAGTCAATACTATCGGTCTCCTTGACTCGGATGCCAAAGCGATCACTGCTGGCCAGAACgacccttcctcttcaaataAGATGTCCGCTTCATCAATTAAGAGCAATGATTCTTTGAATTTGATCCCTGGTTCTCCTCCAGAAACATTAGCAGCTTCAGTCACTGGTATCTTGTCGCTCTCGCCGTTAGACTCAATGTCTATCGGATCACTGGCAATCCCCCGGCTTAAGGAAACCTTGCTAGACTGGAATGATCCCTTATCAAAAAATGACGAGAggcctttccctctccccctgctcttccccttcttctcattgTCGTTTATCGTGCCTTGCGACTTGCCATCCTGCGGGAGGACAGTATGATTCTTGCCTAATTCTCCTACCCACTTCATCAAATTCGCAGCGGTCCGTCTGCCCATTCCCGCATAAACTTCAAATACCTCCCAACCTAGCTCATGAGCCGCAGCATACACTGCAGCTGTCTTGCCCGAACCCGTTGGACCAGTAAGGAGAATGGTGTTGGCAAGGTGAGAGGCCAAAGAAGGGTATTTATCGGGACGGGCGTTGAGGTCATGAGAGATGG
This genomic interval carries:
- a CDS encoding conserved expressed protein; the protein is MVSPPPPRPVHPFFQLSSAQSKRKRQAGPEAGDSARRGHNSPIRTGQDSKENTPFGDLSVEYPLNGRGKTDETLDSTDDESEVVFTHASQAPSSFASIGTPSGRASSRLGPKRVRPSFPSSATLSSQATASSSSMNEVVDLSSDADDWEDRIPVTRCPKRRIASKDAIGSRPMLSKPKPLSRSTSWTGSKGINEKEAIEILESTPSPVALKVLPAPKNLGFGQETGKAAHPFFTHTHRQSRHGASNPSQERSAPMAAEDVSVLKTTAAPFGLDKQLPKIHSFFSMSTLDRAQEKLKNGWGKEEREAPLPMRPWPNHIGGYCAPASDPRWKGKRRKPTPAVKDDGFWEGVLGRTSTPVYQGITSKAYEIPIFPHIAKHPSFLSIPSKCSSSSSNRALWSDRYRPLRASEVIGNEVEATYLRDWLSTLAVGGQHAKGSKIVRQVVKKPRSALVDGFIVDDLGLYGDTPNSEEDGEDEFPHLEDLPDPPISHDLNARPDKYPSLASHLANTILLTGPTGSGKTAAVYAAAHELGWEVFEVYAGMGRRTAANLMKWVGELGKNHTVLPQDGKSQGTINDNEKKGKSRGRGKGLSSFFDKGSFQSSKVSLSRGIASDPIDIESNGESDKIPVTEAANVSGGEPGIKFKESLLLIDEADILFEEEGSFWPAVIALASESRRPIVLTCNDHQRIPRIQLPLQAILQFHPIPSFIALPYLQAISSQESQLRGKPCNPCVETIFRGAIHQTPEKDVLSDQCLPPNGHERIPFFDLRQAMMQLQFGLTDQILQRGCAKKYGTPDEDEKKDDLQLMTERMEVISFSDAFIDIRPRVLMELYDVDKLQPTSDEELDVAALLKPEMYETYPILAMIDRSSDIAGSLVQAVGGHLPPFGDLGLARAKYIRSMLPLLDPLIPLSEPLLPHSTLFLYTLPTMQSIISADDIFEALEQQAVDRGDEKINPRTGKPMRRVAGYTYTRYWDLEGAENEARRISRLIW